The following proteins are encoded in a genomic region of Lactiplantibacillus plantarum:
- a CDS encoding ParA family protein, whose amino-acid sequence MGTVIALANQKGGVGKTTTSINLGASLVELGQKVLLIDTDAQGNATSGLGVQKSTIEREIYDVLINDVPIKETIIPTSHKGLDIVPATIQLSGAEIELTPMMARETRLRDAIDDVKDDYDYILIDCPPSLGLLTINAFTACDSILIPVQSEYYALEGLSQLLNTIKLVQKHFNKQLRIEGVLLTMYDARTNLGAQVNEEVRKYFKDAVYKTIIPRNVRLSEAPSHGLSIVDYDARSKGAQVYLALAKEVLAAHGK is encoded by the coding sequence ATGGGAACCGTAATTGCACTCGCTAACCAAAAAGGTGGCGTTGGCAAGACAACCACGAGTATTAATCTCGGGGCTAGTCTGGTCGAATTAGGCCAAAAAGTTTTATTAATTGACACGGATGCGCAAGGGAATGCGACCAGTGGTTTAGGTGTTCAAAAGTCGACCATCGAACGTGAAATCTATGACGTTTTAATCAATGACGTTCCCATTAAAGAAACCATTATCCCAACGAGTCATAAGGGTTTAGATATCGTTCCGGCTACAATTCAGCTTTCTGGGGCAGAAATCGAACTGACACCGATGATGGCACGTGAGACCCGCTTACGTGATGCCATCGATGACGTGAAGGATGATTATGATTATATTTTGATCGATTGTCCACCGTCGTTAGGCTTGCTGACCATTAATGCGTTTACGGCTTGTGATTCGATTTTGATTCCGGTTCAAAGCGAGTACTATGCTTTGGAAGGGCTGAGTCAGTTATTGAATACGATCAAGCTCGTACAAAAACATTTTAATAAACAGTTGCGAATTGAAGGCGTGCTATTGACTATGTACGATGCCCGTACCAATCTCGGAGCCCAGGTCAACGAAGAAGTTCGGAAATACTTTAAGGACGCCGTCTATAAGACGATTATTCCCCGCAATGTGCGGTTATCTGAAGCACCTAGCCACGGCCTATCGATTGTCGATTATGATGCCCGTTCGAAAGGTGCGCAAGTCTACTTAGCTCTAGCAAAGGAAGTGTTGGCCGCTCATGGCAAGTAA
- a CDS encoding ParB/RepB/Spo0J family partition protein, translated as MASKDKDNKALGRGIGALFADVNEPASEEAVVDLDLKDIHANPYQPRRTFDQTALKELASSIEKSGVFQPIIVRQPDAELNKYEIIAGERRFRASKLAHQTTIPAIVRDVTEEQMMEVAVLENLQREDLTPLEEAAAYDSLMKKLKLTQAEVSKRLGKSRPYIANYLRLLGLPDGVKQYIQKGQLSMGQARTLLSLKDKTKLAPLAKRVVKDNMTVRQLEQIVARYNGESKEPAKKVAPKKSPYIRASEEQLQEKFGTAVSIQTKANKADQGKIEIPYLSNEDLTRILEILSIDLN; from the coding sequence ATGGCAAGTAAAGATAAAGATAATAAGGCGCTGGGACGCGGTATTGGAGCTCTGTTTGCCGATGTTAACGAACCAGCTAGTGAAGAAGCCGTGGTTGATCTAGATCTTAAGGATATTCATGCCAATCCGTACCAACCCCGGCGAACTTTTGATCAGACGGCACTTAAGGAGCTCGCCAGCTCGATTGAAAAGTCCGGCGTTTTCCAGCCAATCATTGTACGACAACCGGATGCCGAGCTGAATAAATATGAAATCATTGCTGGTGAACGGCGTTTTCGGGCGTCGAAGCTCGCTCATCAAACGACTATTCCAGCCATTGTCCGTGATGTTACCGAAGAACAAATGATGGAAGTAGCGGTGCTTGAAAATCTACAACGGGAAGATTTAACTCCGCTTGAAGAAGCTGCGGCCTACGATTCGTTGATGAAGAAGCTGAAGTTGACGCAGGCGGAAGTCTCAAAGCGCCTAGGCAAGAGTCGGCCATATATTGCTAATTATTTGCGGTTATTGGGCTTGCCAGATGGGGTCAAACAGTATATCCAAAAGGGCCAACTGTCCATGGGCCAGGCTCGAACGCTTTTGTCTTTGAAGGATAAAACCAAGTTAGCGCCATTAGCGAAGCGCGTCGTGAAGGATAACATGACGGTCCGTCAGTTGGAACAAATCGTGGCGCGTTATAACGGCGAGTCCAAGGAGCCGGCCAAAAAAGTTGCACCCAAGAAGTCACCGTACATCCGTGCGAGTGAAGAACAATTACAAGAGAAGTTTGGGACGGCCGTTTCGATTCAAACTAAGGCGAACAAAGCTGATCAAGGGAAAATTGAAATTCCGTACTTGTCAAATGAAGATTTGACACGGATTTTAGAAATTCTCAGTATTGATTTAAATTAA
- a CDS encoding DUF951 domain-containing protein, which translates to MYDLGDIVEMKKAHPCGVNRWEITRMGADIKIKCTGCGHVVMMPRREFNKKLKKVLESKADQA; encoded by the coding sequence ATGTATGATTTAGGTGATATTGTCGAGATGAAAAAGGCGCATCCGTGTGGTGTCAATCGCTGGGAAATTACCCGGATGGGCGCTGACATTAAGATTAAATGTACGGGATGTGGTCACGTGGTCATGATGCCGCGTCGTGAGTTCAATAAAAAACTCAAAAAGGTATTAGAAAGCAAAGCCGATCAAGCTTAA
- the ychF gene encoding redox-regulated ATPase YchF translates to MALTAGIVGLPNVGKSTLFNAITKAGAEMANYPFATIDPNVGMVEVPDKRLDRIQEIIPAKKVVPTTFEFTDIAGIVKGASKGEGLGNKFLENIRQVDAIVHVVRAFDDDNITHVTGKVDPQDDIETINLELSLADLEAVDKRLAKVQRAAKGSDKEAKAELAVLQKIKPALEAGKPVRSLEFNEDDQQIVKGLFLLTSKPVLYVANIAEDDMADPENSKYFQVVADYAKQEGAQAIGVAAETEEEIAELDDDDKADFLAAEGVEEPGLNKLIRASYKLLGLETFFTAGGKETRAWTFKRGTKAPQAAGIIHSDFERGFIRAEVMSYDALDEAGSEAKVKENGKLRLEGKDYVMQDGDIVEFRFNV, encoded by the coding sequence ATGGCACTTACAGCAGGTATCGTTGGGTTACCAAACGTTGGTAAATCCACATTGTTTAACGCAATTACGAAGGCGGGCGCCGAAATGGCCAACTATCCATTTGCGACGATTGACCCCAACGTTGGGATGGTTGAAGTTCCCGACAAACGACTAGACCGAATTCAAGAAATCATCCCCGCAAAGAAGGTCGTTCCCACGACTTTTGAATTTACGGATATCGCCGGGATCGTCAAGGGTGCTAGTAAGGGTGAAGGACTTGGGAACAAGTTCCTTGAAAACATCCGCCAAGTTGACGCAATTGTGCACGTGGTCCGGGCCTTTGATGATGACAATATCACCCATGTGACGGGTAAAGTCGATCCGCAAGATGATATTGAAACAATTAATCTAGAATTGAGTTTAGCGGACTTAGAAGCTGTTGATAAGCGTTTGGCTAAAGTGCAACGGGCTGCTAAGGGGAGCGATAAAGAAGCTAAGGCTGAGCTCGCTGTTTTGCAAAAGATCAAACCTGCCTTGGAAGCCGGCAAACCCGTGCGTTCACTAGAATTCAACGAAGATGACCAACAAATCGTCAAGGGCTTATTCTTATTAACGTCTAAGCCAGTGCTGTATGTAGCCAATATTGCCGAAGATGACATGGCCGATCCAGAAAACTCTAAGTATTTCCAAGTGGTTGCGGACTATGCTAAGCAAGAAGGAGCCCAAGCCATTGGTGTTGCTGCTGAAACTGAAGAAGAAATTGCCGAACTAGATGATGACGACAAGGCCGACTTTTTAGCAGCTGAAGGCGTTGAAGAGCCTGGCTTGAATAAGCTGATTCGGGCTTCTTACAAGCTATTAGGACTGGAAACCTTCTTCACGGCTGGTGGTAAGGAAACCCGGGCTTGGACGTTTAAACGCGGTACTAAGGCCCCTCAAGCAGCGGGAATTATTCACTCTGATTTTGAACGTGGATTTATTCGGGCTGAAGTGATGTCTTACGATGCTTTGGATGAAGCCGGTTCAGAAGCAAAGGTCAAGGAAAATGGTAAGCTGCGTTTGGAAGGTAAGGACTATGTCATGCAAGATGGCGACATCGTCGAATTCCGCTTCAACGTTTAA
- a CDS encoding DUF1129 domain-containing protein: MSESETSKTPRNAAAGAKQAQAAERPVHEATELTKRNAEYMRQMRKSLDATALSGEKKTAVLNEMTSTLLAEQGRGTTARQLYGTVQERTEEIVNPKKTPVERQKANYWVTALDNGLMLFMIFCLMYGIMGFIGTNATKNSAGANGITAILITSAIGGLGVAKLFEYLMPAKDGKKVSLWKKIAWSVLAIIVWMLVFTTMSMIQGPLNPVLPGIAYLIIAVVVFFARMWLKRRFNITTSMF; encoded by the coding sequence GTGAGTGAGAGCGAAACTTCAAAGACACCTAGGAACGCCGCGGCCGGGGCCAAGCAGGCTCAAGCCGCAGAACGGCCAGTTCACGAAGCGACTGAGTTGACGAAGCGCAATGCTGAATATATGCGTCAGATGCGCAAGTCACTTGATGCCACAGCGTTGAGTGGTGAGAAAAAGACGGCAGTTCTGAATGAAATGACGTCTACATTGTTAGCGGAACAAGGTCGGGGAACCACGGCTCGTCAATTATACGGGACCGTTCAAGAACGGACCGAAGAGATTGTGAATCCAAAAAAGACACCGGTAGAACGTCAAAAGGCGAACTATTGGGTCACGGCGCTGGACAATGGCTTGATGCTATTCATGATTTTCTGCTTAATGTACGGGATCATGGGCTTCATCGGCACGAACGCTACTAAGAATTCAGCTGGTGCCAACGGGATCACCGCTATTCTGATTACGTCCGCCATTGGTGGTTTGGGCGTTGCTAAGTTATTCGAATACTTAATGCCTGCTAAAGATGGCAAGAAAGTTTCGTTATGGAAGAAAATCGCGTGGTCAGTACTGGCTATCATCGTTTGGATGTTAGTCTTTACAACCATGTCAATGATTCAAGGACCATTGAACCCGGTCTTACCAGGAATCGCGTACTTGATCATTGCCGTCGTCGTCTTCTTCGCCCGGATGTGGTTGAAGCGGCGCTTTAATATTACGACGAGCATGTTTTAG
- the guaB gene encoding IMP dehydrogenase — MSNWDTKFGKKGYTFDDVLLIPAESHVLPNEVNLGVKLADNLQLNIPIISAGMDTVSESAMGIAMANQGGLAVIHKNLSIEAQAEEVKKIKAVVKDDDHPHAAVDANNHLLAVAAVGVTSDTFDRAEALFAAGADAIVIDTAHGHSAGVLRKIKEIRAHFPKQTLIAGNVATAEGTRALFEAGVDVVKVGIGPGSICTTRIVAGVGVPQLTAVYDSASVAREYGKAIIADGGIKYSGDIVKALAAGGNAVMLGSMLAGTAEAPGEVVFDDGRQYKFYRGMGSVGAMSQAHGSSDRYFQGGVNEANKLVPEGVEGRVPFKGSVDDIIFQMLGGLRSGMGYVGAKDIDALIENAQFVEISGAGLRESHPHEIQITKNAPNYSVNG; from the coding sequence ATGTCTAATTGGGATACAAAGTTTGGAAAAAAGGGTTATACGTTCGATGATGTACTATTAATTCCGGCCGAAAGTCATGTTTTACCGAATGAAGTCAATTTAGGTGTTAAACTTGCCGATAATTTACAGCTGAATATTCCAATTATTAGTGCGGGAATGGATACTGTTTCAGAATCCGCAATGGGAATCGCGATGGCCAACCAAGGTGGCTTAGCTGTTATCCATAAGAACTTAAGCATTGAAGCGCAGGCTGAAGAAGTTAAGAAGATCAAAGCGGTCGTTAAGGATGATGATCACCCACACGCTGCCGTTGATGCCAACAATCACTTGTTGGCCGTTGCGGCTGTTGGGGTCACTAGTGATACCTTTGACCGGGCTGAAGCCCTATTTGCCGCTGGTGCGGACGCCATCGTTATTGATACGGCTCATGGTCATTCCGCTGGTGTGCTTCGGAAGATCAAGGAAATTCGGGCCCACTTCCCTAAGCAGACATTGATTGCTGGTAACGTTGCGACGGCAGAAGGCACGCGTGCTTTATTTGAAGCTGGTGTTGATGTTGTTAAAGTGGGGATTGGCCCTGGTTCAATCTGTACGACCCGGATTGTCGCTGGTGTCGGGGTGCCACAATTAACAGCGGTTTATGATTCTGCCAGCGTTGCTCGCGAATACGGCAAAGCTATCATTGCTGATGGTGGGATCAAGTATTCCGGTGATATCGTTAAGGCCCTCGCTGCTGGTGGCAACGCCGTGATGCTTGGGAGTATGTTAGCCGGAACAGCCGAAGCACCGGGTGAGGTTGTCTTTGACGATGGCCGTCAATACAAGTTCTATCGGGGCATGGGTTCCGTTGGGGCGATGTCACAAGCTCATGGTTCGTCTGACCGGTACTTCCAAGGCGGCGTGAACGAAGCGAACAAGTTAGTTCCAGAAGGTGTTGAAGGACGTGTGCCATTCAAAGGCAGCGTTGATGATATTATCTTCCAAATGTTAGGTGGTTTACGTTCTGGCATGGGCTACGTTGGCGCTAAAGACATTGATGCCTTGATCGAAAACGCCCAGTTTGTTGAAATCTCTGGCGCTGGGCTCCGCGAATCACATCCACATGAAATTCAAATTACAAAGAATGCACCGAACTATTCAGTCAACGGTTAA
- a CDS encoding peptidylprolyl isomerase, with amino-acid sequence MKYRLIGVGASLVIAVMLTGCQAKATTLVKSDAGQVTQAEVFKQIENQATTQQAVQELTLNKVLNQRYHVSQAEVTAKLKAFKRQAGANYHMILERNHVTEPRLKSQIKANLLMEKAISAKYPVTKAQLKKARAAYMPMTTVQHIATANEKQAQKIIAELNAGASFDSQVRKYQNNRQAHTTAGKLAQFDSYNQTLAPAIVQATAKLRVGHYVTKPVKTVMETADTKDKPTYEIINVVSRRSKTAAVTDDSGKRIDVTNYLREKIQQQRMMDKQTQVATIRSVFKAAHVKVVDAHFAPAFNDYLTTQNS; translated from the coding sequence ATGAAGTATCGGTTAATAGGGGTAGGTGCGAGTCTAGTCATCGCAGTCATGTTAACAGGGTGTCAAGCGAAGGCTACGACATTGGTCAAGTCAGATGCTGGCCAGGTCACACAAGCGGAAGTATTTAAACAAATTGAAAACCAGGCGACGACGCAACAGGCTGTTCAAGAATTGACTCTAAACAAAGTCCTTAATCAACGATATCATGTTTCACAAGCTGAAGTAACTGCTAAATTAAAAGCATTCAAACGGCAGGCAGGCGCAAATTATCACATGATTTTAGAACGTAATCATGTCACTGAACCGCGTTTAAAATCGCAAATCAAAGCGAATTTATTGATGGAGAAAGCCATTAGTGCTAAGTATCCAGTGACTAAAGCACAACTAAAAAAAGCCCGAGCAGCTTATATGCCAATGACAACGGTTCAACACATTGCGACGGCCAATGAGAAGCAAGCGCAAAAAATTATTGCTGAACTGAATGCGGGTGCTAGCTTTGATTCGCAAGTGCGAAAATATCAGAATAATCGACAAGCGCACACAACTGCTGGAAAATTAGCGCAGTTTGACAGTTATAATCAAACTCTAGCACCAGCAATTGTACAGGCTACAGCCAAACTACGAGTGGGACACTATGTCACGAAACCGGTCAAAACAGTTATGGAAACTGCCGACACGAAAGACAAACCAACTTATGAAATTATCAACGTTGTCAGTCGTCGATCTAAGACTGCGGCTGTAACTGATGATAGCGGTAAGCGGATTGATGTGACAAATTATTTGCGTGAAAAAATCCAGCAACAGCGGATGATGGACAAGCAGACGCAAGTTGCGACGATTCGGTCAGTTTTCAAAGCGGCCCACGTTAAGGTAGTTGATGCCCATTTCGCACCAGCGTTTAATGATTATTTAACCACCCAAAATAGCTAA
- a CDS encoding YoaK family protein, giving the protein MQRFQSRHLFQLREIGLGLTCIGGFIDAYTFIQRGGVLAAGQTGNLIFLSVDVAQWNLPGVLTKLATVLFFTLGVIVVGILKQWLGARSHYWRLPVLVAELVVCLMVGMLPATVSNAMVVPPLAFVMAMQTTAFSAIAGHGYNNVFSTGNLKKATIALTNYWLTGVRTELDTGLVYWELVLSFATGAIVSAILQRWWTLRTIWVAAGLLILVGGYYTWLLVHRTANDAE; this is encoded by the coding sequence ATGCAACGGTTTCAGTCACGCCATTTATTCCAGTTACGAGAAATTGGCTTGGGCTTAACCTGTATCGGTGGCTTTATTGACGCATACACATTCATCCAACGGGGTGGTGTCTTAGCAGCTGGTCAAACGGGTAATTTGATTTTTCTCAGTGTTGATGTGGCACAGTGGAATTTACCGGGTGTGTTGACTAAATTAGCAACAGTCCTCTTTTTTACACTAGGTGTAATTGTTGTGGGTATACTGAAACAATGGTTGGGCGCGCGATCACACTACTGGCGCTTGCCCGTTTTGGTGGCAGAGCTGGTTGTTTGTTTAATGGTCGGCATGCTACCAGCGACTGTTAGTAATGCGATGGTGGTCCCACCACTCGCATTCGTGATGGCGATGCAGACGACAGCCTTCAGCGCAATCGCCGGCCACGGCTATAATAACGTGTTCTCTACTGGTAATCTCAAGAAGGCAACGATCGCGCTGACGAATTATTGGTTGACAGGCGTGCGCACGGAGCTTGACACTGGTTTAGTGTATTGGGAATTAGTGTTGAGCTTTGCTACGGGCGCGATTGTTTCGGCGATATTGCAGCGGTGGTGGACATTACGGACGATATGGGTTGCGGCGGGATTATTGATTTTAGTAGGTGGATACTATACTTGGTTATTAGTTCACCGTACGGCAAATGACGCGGAATAG
- a CDS encoding response regulator transcription factor — MKILVVDDDKEIAQLLEIYIKNEGYEPISAYNGREALTKLNTNPDIALMILDIMMPEMDGIEVIKEVRKDSQLPILVLSAKTGDMDKIQGLITGADDYVTKPFNPLEIMARVKSLLRRSENNVTTTEPDILDIGPLTINKDSHEVKTLTGKDIQLTALEFGILYLLASHPNRVFSADDIFERVWQQESIVSAKTVMVHVSHLRDKIEEATDGEKVIQTVWGVGYKIESR, encoded by the coding sequence ATGAAAATTTTAGTAGTCGATGACGACAAAGAAATTGCACAACTATTAGAAATTTATATTAAAAACGAAGGCTATGAACCAATTAGCGCCTATAATGGCCGTGAAGCTTTGACTAAATTAAATACGAATCCTGATATTGCGTTAATGATTTTGGATATCATGATGCCTGAAATGGATGGGATTGAGGTCATCAAAGAAGTACGGAAAGATTCCCAACTTCCAATCCTAGTCTTGTCGGCCAAGACTGGTGATATGGACAAGATTCAGGGCTTGATTACGGGAGCTGACGATTACGTCACCAAGCCATTCAATCCGCTTGAAATTATGGCACGGGTCAAGTCACTATTACGACGTTCTGAAAATAACGTGACGACTACCGAGCCTGATATTTTGGACATTGGACCGTTAACGATCAATAAAGATTCGCACGAAGTTAAAACGTTGACGGGTAAGGATATTCAATTAACCGCGTTAGAATTTGGTATTTTGTATTTGCTCGCAAGTCATCCTAACCGAGTCTTTTCAGCTGATGATATTTTTGAACGTGTTTGGCAGCAAGAAAGTATTGTCTCAGCTAAGACCGTGATGGTGCACGTGAGTCATTTGCGGGATAAGATCGAAGAAGCCACGGATGGAGAAAAAGTCATTCAGACCGTTTGGGGCGTTGGCTATAAGATTGAATCGCGTTAA
- a CDS encoding sensor histidine kinase, with protein sequence MKLTGREKSELFFEGVVTVILLLLLNLSIVVLINSTIAHNPGLQSGIFQIKRSITIGPNNYQLWSYENIFIGLMLIADGFVLYWRLIRRYKQMQLRHIISELHYIAAGHFDHRIDFNLTGDTQRVVESVNALVDSAIHSMDEEREIERSKDALITNVSHDIRTPLTSIIGYLGLIENKQYQSEEDLIKYAHIAYLKATQMKSLVEDLFEYTKSRQTETPLAINRLNLTAMLEQLAASFELEANKKHLKIEVESGTQPIYIEADAEKLGRVFSNLITNAFKYGTGAKNVVLQAEQRGEEVVIHVTNDGQRIPAESLGRLFERFYRVEESRSKATGGSGLGLAIAQSIVDHHGGYIYAQSDDEQTSFVIHLPVKHDHPLTKKQSDMIN encoded by the coding sequence TTGAAATTAACGGGACGCGAAAAAAGTGAATTATTTTTTGAAGGGGTAGTGACGGTGATTTTGCTACTCCTTTTAAACTTGTCGATCGTAGTACTGATCAACAGTACGATTGCGCATAATCCGGGGTTACAGAGCGGTATTTTCCAAATTAAACGATCGATTACCATTGGTCCCAATAACTACCAGCTATGGAGTTATGAAAACATCTTTATTGGACTGATGCTGATTGCGGACGGTTTCGTATTATATTGGCGATTAATTCGACGATACAAACAGATGCAGTTACGACATATTATTAGTGAGTTGCATTATATTGCGGCCGGCCACTTTGACCATCGGATTGACTTTAATCTGACTGGTGATACACAACGAGTCGTTGAAAGTGTTAATGCCTTAGTAGACTCGGCAATCCACTCGATGGACGAGGAACGGGAAATTGAGCGGTCTAAGGATGCGTTAATTACGAATGTCAGTCATGATATTCGAACGCCGTTGACGTCAATTATCGGCTATTTAGGCTTAATTGAGAACAAACAGTACCAATCAGAAGAGGATTTAATTAAATATGCGCATATTGCCTATTTGAAGGCAACACAAATGAAGTCACTGGTTGAAGATCTGTTTGAATATACGAAATCACGGCAGACAGAGACACCGTTGGCCATTAATCGGTTAAACTTGACGGCCATGTTAGAACAGTTAGCGGCAAGCTTTGAGCTGGAAGCGAACAAGAAGCATCTGAAGATTGAAGTAGAAAGTGGCACGCAGCCTATTTACATTGAAGCCGATGCTGAAAAGCTGGGGCGGGTCTTCAGCAATTTGATCACTAATGCGTTTAAATATGGAACTGGTGCTAAAAACGTAGTATTACAAGCTGAACAACGTGGTGAAGAAGTCGTGATTCACGTCACGAATGATGGTCAGCGTATTCCAGCTGAGTCGTTGGGACGCTTATTTGAACGGTTTTATCGGGTTGAAGAATCGCGTTCTAAGGCGACCGGGGGTTCTGGACTGGGCTTAGCGATTGCCCAAAGTATCGTGGATCACCACGGTGGCTATATTTATGCGCAAAGTGATGATGAGCAGACAAGTTTTGTTATTCATTTGCCAGTTAAACATGACCACCCATTAACAAAAAAACAATCGGATATGATAAATTAA
- a CDS encoding D-alanyl-D-alanine carboxypeptidase family protein, translated as MRFAGKLKKVMIALVAAVTFSTAGLGIAGADLQAQAASTPSISAKAAIAVDASTGQILYDKNSSKPMAIASMTKMLSTYLVLKAIHEGKLSWNQKISVSKAVAKMSQNTEYANVPLLSTKTYSVRQLYNATEIYSANAAITALGDAVAGTPHKFVSLMRKTAKSWGITDATIINASGLTNKEVGSTIGYSNVAASAENEMSAQDVATVAQKLLSDYPEVLKTSSIAHAWFEKGTSSATKMDNRNYMLKGLVKHYSALPVDGLKTGTSTKAGNAFTGTVKFSNGNRIITVVMHAGAANDSGTERFTQTAEIMSYVYHNYTTTTINKNGKINGVKAVDVQDGKSLTSQLVSNSGATKIYLPTGTDASAVTGKVSLKKSATTDGKLQAPVKNGKTVGTVNLNLSKKAIKVVDGTTSKNMTINVTPKKSIDKANIFVRMWRGVKSWFN; from the coding sequence ATGAGATTTGCGGGAAAGTTAAAGAAAGTTATGATTGCCCTCGTTGCGGCAGTCACGTTTAGTACAGCTGGTTTAGGCATTGCGGGGGCTGACCTCCAGGCCCAAGCAGCCAGTACACCATCGATCTCTGCGAAAGCCGCCATTGCGGTTGACGCGTCGACCGGTCAGATCCTGTATGATAAGAACAGTAGTAAGCCAATGGCGATCGCATCAATGACGAAGATGTTAAGTACATATTTAGTGCTTAAGGCGATCCATGAAGGTAAGTTGTCTTGGAATCAAAAAATCAGTGTTAGCAAGGCAGTCGCTAAGATGAGCCAAAACACGGAATATGCGAACGTACCGTTATTATCAACGAAGACGTATTCAGTGCGGCAATTATATAACGCGACTGAAATCTATTCCGCTAACGCCGCTATCACAGCCTTGGGTGACGCGGTAGCCGGGACGCCCCATAAGTTTGTTAGCTTGATGCGGAAGACGGCTAAATCATGGGGGATCACGGACGCTACCATTATTAATGCCAGTGGATTAACCAATAAAGAGGTTGGCAGCACAATTGGGTACAGTAACGTTGCCGCCAGTGCTGAAAACGAAATGTCAGCACAAGATGTTGCTACCGTTGCGCAAAAGCTATTATCAGATTACCCAGAAGTTTTAAAGACTTCTAGCATTGCCCATGCTTGGTTTGAAAAGGGCACTAGTTCAGCAACCAAGATGGATAACCGAAACTACATGCTCAAAGGATTAGTTAAACATTACTCCGCACTTCCTGTGGATGGTTTGAAGACTGGGACTTCCACTAAGGCTGGGAATGCCTTCACTGGGACCGTTAAGTTTAGCAATGGTAACCGGATCATTACGGTCGTCATGCATGCCGGTGCCGCTAACGATAGTGGGACGGAACGTTTCACTCAAACGGCTGAAATCATGTCATATGTTTACCACAACTACACGACTACGACGATTAACAAGAATGGCAAGATCAATGGTGTGAAAGCCGTTGATGTCCAAGATGGGAAGTCCTTAACGTCGCAACTCGTTTCAAATAGTGGTGCAACCAAGATTTACTTGCCAACCGGGACGGATGCTAGTGCCGTTACTGGTAAGGTCAGCTTGAAGAAGTCGGCGACAACCGATGGTAAATTACAAGCACCCGTTAAGAATGGCAAGACTGTCGGTACTGTTAACTTGAACCTAAGCAAGAAAGCTATCAAGGTAGTTGACGGAACGACTAGCAAGAATATGACCATCAATGTAACGCCTAAGAAGTCCATCGACAAAGCAAATATCTTTGTACGGATGTGGCGCGGGGTTAAGAGCTGGTTCAACTAA
- a CDS encoding GNAT family N-acetyltransferase, producing the protein MSVSLRTATMSDLPIIVDIYNQTIPSHQVTADLKPVTVEQRRNWFLSHTPEHYPLWVVVKDDSVVGWVSLSPFYGRAAYAKTTEISVYLDRSVQGQGIGSQVLTLVPKQLPVLGLTTIIAYIFSSNIPSIKLFKKFGYEQWGFLPEVAELGGRPNDLVILGQHFK; encoded by the coding sequence ATGAGCGTATCATTACGAACTGCAACCATGTCAGATTTACCCATTATTGTAGATATTTACAATCAAACGATTCCCAGTCATCAAGTGACGGCTGATCTTAAACCAGTTACGGTTGAGCAACGTCGAAATTGGTTTTTGAGTCATACCCCTGAACACTATCCGCTGTGGGTTGTTGTAAAGGACGACTCAGTGGTCGGTTGGGTTAGTCTGTCACCATTTTATGGACGGGCAGCGTATGCAAAGACGACTGAAATTTCAGTTTATTTGGATCGCAGTGTTCAAGGACAGGGAATCGGTAGCCAGGTTTTGACATTAGTTCCTAAACAATTACCTGTGTTGGGATTAACAACGATTATCGCTTATATTTTTTCAAGTAATATTCCAAGCATTAAGCTGTTCAAAAAGTTTGGGTACGAACAGTGGGGGTTTCTGCCAGAAGTCGCTGAATTAGGTGGCCGACCGAATGACTTAGTGATTCTGGGACAACATTTCAAGTAA